Genomic DNA from Entelurus aequoreus isolate RoL-2023_Sb linkage group LG25, RoL_Eaeq_v1.1, whole genome shotgun sequence:
atactgccactcttTGCTTTGTGcctttttttaattgacaaaatGGACCAAACTCGTCACAATATTAACGgcaagataaaaaatattgacgtaatcatagtagtattgactagatacgctcctatacttggtatcattacagtggatgttaggtgtagatccacccatggcgtttgtttatagtgGGAATCccagggaatttgttctgtagtgtttatgttgtgttgcggtgcaaatattcttccaaaatgtgtttcctctttgtttagtttggtttcactatagggcacatgtttatgacagtgttggcattgttcatactgccactcttAGCTCGACATGTTATAATAATTACACACTACTTGCTTTGTGactttttttaatatacaaaatGGATCAAACACGTCACAATATTAACAGCAAGATAAaatatatcgacgtaatcatagtagtattgactagatacactcctatacttggtatcattacagtggatgtcagttgTGGCGTTTGTTTATAGTAGGAATCCCAGggaattgtaggaatttgttctgtagtgtttatgttgtgttgcggtgcaaatattcttccaaaatgtgtttcgtcgctgtttagtgtggtttcactaaagggcacatgtttatgacagtgttagcATTGTTCATACTGACACTCTTTGCTTTGTGCCTGTTTTTAATTGACAAAATGGACCAAACTCGTCACAATATTAACAgcaagataaaaaatattgacataatcatagtagtattgactagatacgctcctatacttggtatcattacagtggatgttaggtgtagatccacccatggcgtttgtttatagtgGGAATCCCAGGGAAttgtgggaatttgttctgtagtgtttatgttgtgttgcggtgcaaatattcttccaaaatgtgtttcgtcgctgtttagtgtggtttcactatagggCACATGTTTacgacagtgttggcattgttcatactgccactcttTGCTTTGTGcctttttttaattgacaaaatGGACCAAACTCGTCACAATATTAACGgcaagataaaaaatattgacgtaatcatagtagtattgactagatacactcctatacttggtatcattacagtggatgttaggtgtagatccacccatggcgtttgtttatattgggAATCCCAGGGAAttgtgggaatttgttctgtagtgtttatattgggttgcggtgcaaatattcttccaaaatgtgtttcctcgttgtttagtttggtttcactatagggcacatgtttatgacagtgttcatactgccactctttgctttgtgactttttttaatatacaaaatGGACCAAACTCGTCACAATATCAACGGCAAGATTGATATTTCCGAAATATTCTAAAGTTTGGAAGGTGCCATCAAACCCGCTGTGGGGGCTTCGGCCTATATgtacgcgggccgtagtttggggacccctggattaAGCCAACCTTGAAATGGAACAGTAAGACGGCGGAGGGGGTttaggaaaatatatttttatttgatgCAAAAATTGACAGACATAATAAATAGACGTTGAGATTTTTGTTCATGAACATTCAAGTCCGGGGGTGGCAATGTAAACAAAGTCAGTCGAGGTATCGTTGGTCTTTTGGTCACCGCATGGCGTCTTGTTTTTTCCTCAATGGGGGGGGTCAGCATATGACGCAGCCCTTCTCCTTGGCCTGTCCCCCTCCCACCGCCTTCTCCTTAATGTACAACAAGTCACTGTGCACGCTGGGCCGCCGCGCGAAGGGCGCCACGATGCCGTACGCGTCCTTGCACTTCTTGGCCCGGAACGACTTCCGGTGCAGGAGCTCGCTGGACAGCAGCGACACCTTGCAGTGGCGGTCGGGGCTCATCTCGTCGGGCAGCTTGGCCATGGCGAAGAGCGCCTGGAACATGCGGTCCACGTTGGTGTTCTTCTTGGCGGACACCTCGAAGTAGGCGCAGCGGCAGCACTGGTCGTCGCCGCGCACCAGCTCCTCGATCTCCTCCTCCCGCACCGCCCGCTGGAAGTCGCGGTCGCACTTGTTGCCGCAGATGACCAGCGGCACGTCGGCGTTTTCCTTGGTCTTGTTCCTCAGGCACGACTTGGTCTCGTAGATCTGCCGCTTGAGGCGCTGCACCTCCTGGAAGGACTCCCGGTTGTCCAAACTGAACACCAGGACGAAGACGTCGCCTGCCAAAAAAGGAGCAAAGCACAGTCAGCACCCCAAAAAACTACCTGCAGAATAGTGAgatatggtaataataataataatagagataaataaaaaaataaaaatagaaagttagaatatcaaataaaaatagaaatgaaatcatgacacacTGGTAAAActacattgttttaaaaaaaaaaaaacacgcaccTGTGAGGATGGAGAGTCTCCTCATGGCGGGGAAAGGGTGGTTGCCAGACGTGTCCAAAATGTCCAGTTGGTAAACATTCCCCCTGATGCTGTACAACTTCCTGTGAAAGTCCTCGATCGTGGGCGTGTATTGCTCCTCCACGCGTTCGTTCAAAAACCGCGAAATAATGGCCGTCTTGCCCACTTTGGTGGAGCCCAGGATCACCATCCTGTAGCAGTTCTTGGCCGGGATGTTGAACTCGTTCTCGGAGGGCGTCATCTTCTTGATCATGGTCGGTGTGTATGCGTGAGGTTAGGAGGAGGAGTAGTGGTGGGGGTCTCACTGATTCCGCAAGTGGCCCCGCCGTGGGTATTTATGCGATGAGGATGGCCACGCCCCCCGTCTGTGCGTCACGAGTCACGCGCCCCTCACCCCCACGCCCCCTCCCGACAGCTGGACAGACCCCCGCCGTGGTGGTTACTATGCCTGTTTTTGTCTGTGCGTCACGTAACGTGGCCGTCCTAGAATAAAGGatggggagggagagagagagagagagagagagagagagagagagagtgggaaaaaaccaaataaatgaataaaataaaacttgATAGACTTTAAAAATATCACAATTTGGGATGATGCTAGTCACGTGGGtgcgttttaatttaaaaaaaaaaaaattggctataattatgttttgttgtatttatttgttcCACCGTCGCTCGTAATAAGACCCCTGCAGTATGGTGTTCGAGCGGAAGGGGGCGCACATCCCAGCCTTTCCTGTGCactgatagaatagaatagaatagaatagaatagaatataatagaatagaatagaatggactttgttgtcattatatttgtatataacgagattaaggactccaacatgaggtgcggtagtgggaacaaatatggggtaaaaataaactacacaacaggtaataaagaaaaaactaacaattgaaataaacagactactatccaataaaaataataagcaatcctgtacaacagtggtccccaacctttctgtagctgcggaccggtcaacgcctgaaaatttgtcccacggaccgggggggtgaaatgttaaaaaaaataaaaaataaaatatattttttacttgttccttaagaaatacaatcgtgtgtgcttacggacgatatccctgcagactattgatctatattgatatataatgtatatattgtgttttttatgttgatttaataaaaaaaaaaaaaaaaattaaacaatattttttttttttttttttttgtgcggcccggtaccaatcggtcggttggggaccactgctgtacaatatacaaaacactatataaatacaaaatactgtacaatatacaaaatactgtacaatatacatacaCTGATATGCTTGGTTTTGAGTGATTGAttccccccgccccctccctccacacccctgattgtaaataatgtaaataattcaatgcgattatcttgtgtgatgactgcattatgatgatagtatatatatgatagtatatatctgtatcatgaatcaatttaagtggaccccgacttaaacaagttgaaaaacgtattcgggtgttaccatttagtggtcaattgtacggaatatgtacttcactgtgcaacctactaataaaagtctcaatcaatcaatcaatcaaaagattgagacttttattagtagattgcacagtacagtacatattccgtacaattgaccactaaatggttacaCCCGAATACGgttttaaacttgtttaagtcgggggtccacgttaatcaattcatggttccgTCCTCATAAGTTCTTCTTTTGTGtgctctttcttttttttttatatcgggAACAAATGTAtaactttaatttttgtatttgtccgACCGCttttatgttagctacctctctttgtttataatgtctattttctgctggatctactccagtggtccccaaccaccgggccgcggcccggtaccggttcgTGGATggcttggtaccgggccgcacaagaaatgaaagaaaaaaaataaataaataaattaaatcaatataaaaaacacaagatacacttacaattagtgcaccaacccaaaaaacctccctcccccatttacactcattcacactctttcacacaaaagggttgtttcttttttagacttagacttagaacaTCTTTATTGTCCCagaggggcaatttggtttgcagcagtagtcattaaaaacaaggttcaacagtaaaacgaggtacaacagtaaaaaacaaggtacaacagtaaaaacgaggtacaacaataaaaacaaggtacaacagtaaaacaaggtacaaatacataaaatacatacaacatacaaaccatcatgaaagcattgagctaaaaactaaaaatatttgtaaaacaatAAATACTAATCATCACACGTTGCTTCCCACTAAAGTGACTGCATAGCAGCTAAGCTTGTTTAAGAAGCTCATTTATAAAGGCAACAGCTGAGGGAACAAAGGATCTCATGTATCTGTTATTaacatttctggttcctacattatatatcaatatagatcaatacagtctgcagggatacagtccgtaagcacacatgattgtatttttttaggacaaaaaaaaaacaaaaaaaataaaaataccacccccccggtccgtgggacacattttcaagcgttgaccggtccgcagttacaaaaaggttggggaccactgatctactctctatttaatgctgcccttttttatatatactgctgcagctgttacatacactgtacatcaggggtgtccaactcatttgagctcaggggccgcatggagggatgAATCTTTGCacatgcgggccggactattgaaatcatggcattaaaaaaaataaaaaaaataaagacaacttcagattgttttcgctgcaggcagcgctggccacacctccctccacagagctatataaataaactttgattgattgactgatgattgatatatcatatatatttttttttttctgggaaATTCAAAATATTGATTAcattgcgaccccgaaagggacaagcggtagaaaatggatggatggatttcattTGGCTTGTGTTTTCGTTGTAATCATTCGGTAGCTAATATCGATGCTTTGACCGGTAACGCGGTATCTTGAATTTCCTTGAATCTTTGTGaaataaagtgaagtgaagtgaattacatttatatagcgcttttctctagtgactcaaagcacttttacatagtgaaacccaatatctaagttacatttcaaccagtgtgggtggctctgggagcaggtgggtaaagtgtcttgcccaaggacacaacggcagggactaggatggcggaagcggggatcaaacctggaaccctcaagttgctggcgcagccactctaccaaccgagctataccgcacaAACAGATCATACAGTCCCCGCTGCAATCtcgctaaaccaggggtgtcaaacgtacggcccgcgggccatgtCAGGCTATTAGATTAGTGTCAGTTTCTCACAATAcaaaagtcctgggttcgatcccagtGCTcgtggtctttctgtgtggagtttgcatgttcaccccgtgactgcgtgggttccctccgggtactccggcttcctcccacctccaaagacatggaggatagattgattggcaacactaaattggccctagtgtgtgaacgtgagtgtgaatgttgtctgtgtatctgtgttggccctctcTCCCCCCGAGTGGAACGTGCGgtataggaaatggatggatggattcttttttttatttttttttattttttttttagatgtatttgCCAACAgtgctgtgtgtgtatgtgtgttttcttcattttttttacaGGTCTAAAGCATTTTGTGTTGcaacttgcctgtgcatgaaaagtgctataatAATTAAGTTGGATTGATTTatgatttaaataaatacaaaaaaaaagaccccaatattttcacacaaatgcaattttactgtcaCAATGTCATGcagcagatttttttattttttttactttaatcatTATATTAGAatctaatggcagcaacacattgcaaaaaagttggcacaggggcatttttaccactgtgttacatggcctttccttttaacaacactcagtaaacgtttgggaactgagaagaccaatttttgaagcttttcaggtagaattctttcccattcttgcttgatgtacagcttaagttgttcaacagtccggggtgtccgttgtggtattttaggcttcataatgcgccaaacattttcaatgggagacaggcctggactacaggcaggccagtctagtaacacgtggcttggcattgtcttgctgaaataagcaggggcgtccatgataacgttgcttggatggcaacatattttgctccaaaacctgtatgtacctttcagcattaatggtgccttcacagatgtgtaacttacccatgccttgggcaataATACACCCCTACACCTtcacagatgatggcttttgaactttgtgcctataacagtccggatggttcttttcttcattggtccggaggacacgacgtccacagtttccaaaaacaatttgaaatgtagactcgtcagaccacagaactcttttacactttgcatcagaccATTTTaaatgagctcggacccagcgaagcgtttctgggtgttgttgataaatggctttggctttgcatagtagagttttaacttgcacttacagatgtagcgagcaactgtagttactgacagtggttttatgaagtgtttctgagcctatgtggtgatatatATAAAGGTgaaccactttaaaatgttaaacaACCAACTTAACAAGTGACAACACGGTTGGTTAAGATGGACGTGTAATTTTTGGTGTAGTGTTTATCTTCGCTCATTTTCTTATCTTGGGATAACAGTTGGAAAAATAAAAGCAAAGAAGAAAAGCAAAATACTCATTTAATGAatttttcaatttcttttgaatCAATAAAAGTGCCCAGATTAAATTATGAAAAACATCTTAACACAAgtgtcatgcaagtgtaaaaataagttaaacacTTTACATATTACAGCAGACGGGCTTCGGCTAGTGGtactctaaagcagtgtttttcaaccttttttgagccaaggcacattttttgcgttgaaaaaatccagaggcacaccgccagcagaaataattgaaaaacaaaactccgttgacagtaaaaagtcgttgttgcaatcgttagatatgactttaaaccataaccaagcatgcatgactatagctcttgtctcaaagtaggtgtactgtcaccacctgtcacatcacgccctaacttatttggagtttttttgctgttttcctgtgtgtagtgttttagttcttgtcttgcgctcctattttggtggctttttctcttttttaaaaatattttcctgtagcagtttcatgtcttcctttaagtgatatttcccacatcaactttgttttagcaatcaataatatttcagttgtttgtatccgtctttgtgggtacattgttgattgccatgtcatgttcggatgtacattgtggacgccgtctttgctccgcagtaagtctttgctgtcgtccagcattctgtttttgtttactttgtagccggttcacTTGTAGTTTCGATctgtatagccttccctaagcttcaatgccttttcttaggggcactcaccttttttttttttttggttaaagcattagacacttttttacctgcacactgccttccgctgtttctgacatctacaaagcaattagctaccggctgccaactactgatatggaagagtattacacggttactctgccgagctctagacagcaccgacactcaacaacaacacatcatttgcagattataattactggtttgcaaaaaatatttttaacccaaataggtgaaattacgtaatctcccacggcacaccagactgtatctcacggcacacttgtgtgccgcggcacagtggttgaaaaacactgctctaaagaaGTATGTAAAAACGTACAGCatatggagtatcattgttgatgatgtttgtgcactgtgtgtaatgttacagtagccttagatattaaatatacttcttaaataaaacctctgccttgttttaaatcacatgtgtcaaactcaaggcccgggggccagttctgggcCGCCACATTTTTCTATGTGAAAAaaaatttcaataaaatacttattttatttaattttttttaacaaaatgcaTTCGTTctctcaattttgacagaaaaaaaaaatgcatattttatactTTAACATTATCTGATCATGCTAATTATATTACTAtacactgtattgcaaaactatttttgtgagataaaaacaaatagctggatatctgcttgtcacatttatttgtgattttaaagcaagttacacataaaaaaattctaattatcaaattaatcatgattaatcacaagttattacccgcatgcatactgtaaattaattaaaaaaactcagCCCTctggaagttaaagttaaagtaccactgatagtcacacatgcagtaggtgtggtgaaattaacctctgcatttgacccatccccttgttccaccctctgggaggataggggagcagtgagcagcagcggtggccgcactcgggaatcattttggcgaTTTAAACACCAATTTtaacccttgttgctgagtgccaagcagggaggtaatgggtcccatttttttatcgtctttggtatgactcggccggggtttcaactcacgacctaccgatcttagggtggacactctaacccagtggttcttaaccttgttggaggtaccgaaccccaccagtttcatttaccgaacccttctttagtgaaaaatattattatatatatattttttaattcaagacagtTAAGTTTTttgtactggtgcacaaaatgaaccgtgcatgaacatcaccttgttccaagaacaaaaccaacacagtgcatgaactcacaacaaattactgtcaggttcaaacaccgaactatctattacacaagacaagaagaaaggaatcaagcagagacagagttgaattttactcatgaggagagacgtattgggctgtacactcagatacagtttcaccctacgctctaaggtacagtcccacatgctcctctatttattcgggaggtccctagttaacatcactgaggctgcttctgaagggaggggtaatgcaagcagccccagtagacacaatacatgattattcagaatggaaatgtgctgacactcatgATTTCGCCCggtctctgttttgtctgcgttgaggtactcgatgtccgtccttggctgtcagcaggcaaggtctggaaacaaactgctgacacgagacaactcgcaaagcaagattacaagttgtgcctttgca
This window encodes:
- the LOC133642221 gene encoding dexamethasone-induced Ras-related protein 1-like, with the protein product MIKKMTPSENEFNIPAKNCYRMVILGSTKVGKTAIISRFLNERVEEQYTPTIEDFHRKLYSIRGNVYQLDILDTSGNHPFPAMRRLSILTGDVFVLVFSLDNRESFQEVQRLKRQIYETKSCLRNKTKENADVPLVICGNKCDRDFQRAVREEEIEELVRGDDQCCRCAYFEVSAKKNTNVDRMFQALFAMAKLPDEMSPDRHCKVSLLSSELLHRKSFRAKKCKDAYGIVAPFARRPSVHSDLLYIKEKAVGGGQAKEKGCVIC